CACAGCCCAGCTCTCCCACCATGGGCGTGCAGCCGCCTCCCCACCCGCGCCCAGTCAGAGACCCACATTTGCCCATGtcatttattgggggggggggcaccaccCTGGGCGGGGAGTATGCACAGCATACGTAGCAGAGCCCTGGATGCCAGCCCAGGAGCACCTAAAACGGCGCAGGTTGGGGTGGCGGGGTGACAGGGCACCCAGGTGACAGGATGTGCTGGCCAGTGCCTGGGGGCACCCACAATGCCCCTCAACATCCAGCAGACCCTCTGGGCCCCCAGCCTGGGGTGGGAGCACTGGCTGCTCAGATCTTGGCCAGGGTGGAGTTGGCGTCAGCATGCTCCTCTTGGATGGGGGTCCGGAAGCTATTTCCAcctggggaagaggaaagagcaggaggtggcaggtgggtTAATGTCTCAGCCTTTTGGGAGGCAGTCTGGGCGGGGGTCACGGTGTATACTCACCGGGGGGCAGCCGCCAGGCTCTGTGGTGCAGGAGCAAGGCCAGTGCGGCTGCCACGGGGGCCAGCAAGCCTAGGCCCAAGCCCAGGACAGCAGCCAGCTGGGGGCCTGTGGGGAGGCGGGGCCTGCTGGATGGGGCCCCTGGAGGAGGGTGTCCACCCCAGGGTGGCCTCTTGAGGGGGGCAAGGGGGCAGAGGCCATTCCCAAcacttccctcccttcctcacccccttccctcttGAGTCAGCAGAGGTTGCTGCTGGGGTGAAGCCACCCCCCTCTTACCCCTGGGGGGCTCCGTAGGGGGTGTGAAGGGCCCCTGCGAGGTCCTGGGCCAGGCCATAGTGGGCTGAGGGGTAGGGGGCCGGGTCAGGGGGCTCTGGGTCTCCCATGGCAGTGTGGCGGGGAGGCTCCTGTCCTCACAGACAGCGTCTGAGCTCTTGCTGGCCGGCTGCATTGTACGCCTTCCCATCAAGGTACAGCTGAGGAAGGCAGGGGTGTGGGTCAAGCTagagcccaccccccaccccaccaactcCTCCCAGATTGACCAGATAGGCCCAGAACTAGGACAGGACCTGAACAGGTGGGGAGTAATGGGAGACCCACACGGGATCAGCTGAGGCAGCATCAGACTCCCACCCAGGGAACCACACCCTCAGTCCCCCTTTCCATGGGTTCCCCACCCCGTCCCCTCCTACCCACCCACCACTGactcttctcttcctgcctctgcccatgGAGGCCCTAGGTCTGGATGAGTGGGAGTTTCACAGCCTCCTCACTCCAACCCAGCTGCCAGgctggtgggtgggggctggcagGGCTAAGCAGGGAGACAGCAGGGTGGGGCCAGGGGTCATGAGGGGACAGGCACCAGTAGCACCCCCACCAGCCAGCCCGCAGGTCACTCACTTGGTCCAGGGCTTGCAGGCCTGGTCATCCCCTGGGGAGAAGTGTCCGGGTGGGCATGGGGCACAGTCTGCAACAAGGCAGCAGGACCATCTCAGCCCGTCCATGGCCACGTCGGGGACCCAGACACCATGGCTGCTGGGACTGGTACGTGAGGCTAGGCGCTCACCCTCCAGGGCTGCCagaccctcctccctgcccacagTCCACCCACTGGCCCtgacccaggtgcctccccccaccccattcttgGCATAACCTATTTGCTAGGGAAGGACCTTGGTCTGACAGGGCAGTGGGGGTGGCATGCAGTGGAAGTGATAGCATGTAATGTGGGAGACAGGCCTCCTTAATGGCTTCGGGTCCCCGAAGCCCCCTGGCCCCTCCAGGTCCCCCCTGCAGGCCCACAGAGCCTAACCTCTCATGCACATGCTGCCCACCCCGTGGGGCTCACCGACTCCACGCTTGTAGCCGTCCCGGGGCTCTGTGCCTGGCTTACAGCTGCAGATGGTGTCCTGCGTGGGTGTGCATCTCCTCTTGGGTTCACTCCCACTTCCTGGGAGGTGTCAGGAGCAGTTGGTGGGGCGCCCAGGGCGGTAGGTGGGCCCCCAGACCAGTGGCCCCATCCCCAGTCTCTGGATGCCACACTCTTTCTGGCCACAGGCTCCTGGGATGCCTCCCCATCCTCATGGCTGTTCCAGCcgcccttcctgcctcctctgagGCCCGTGGCAGGACCCTGGGtggaggggtgtgggggagggcCACCTGGCAGGCATGTGCTCCTCCCTGACCCCAAGTGGTGTCAGCCCCCCTGGTGGGAGGGGGTACTCCTAGCGGGCCTCTGTGGTGCAGCTGGCCCTGCTGTGGTTTGGGGCTTGTTTCTATGGTTGGGGGGCCCCATGTAAGTGCTGGGTGGAGCGACAgggcccccagccacccccccaagggcagagggccagggatccgggctggggctgggtggcACTCACTCTGATTGCACTGAGTGCAGGGCTTGCAGGGTTCGTAATTTGTAGCCTCATTGTAGAAGCCAGATGGACACTGATGACATTTGGTGTCATGGCTCCTACTGCAGCGGCTCTCCATTCCATAACCTGCAGCGGGACGTGGCTCAGActcagcctggccctggccctggccctggccccggtCCTggcagcctcctccccagcctccggCTGGCCCACTGTCCCAAGCCCCATGGCAGGTCACCCGGTCCATCAGCCCAAGTCCACTAGCGCATGACACTTGTGTCCCAGGACGCCATCAGCAAGTCCCCCACTCCCCATCCTCCATTCCTGTgtctccacccacccccatgtCGAGTGTCCCTGCCCTCTGTCCCCGTGTCTCTACCCCTATGACCCCCAACCCCATGTTTCAGGTCCCCATGCCATCCTCCCCATGGGCACCGCTCCCCAATTCTGTGGCCAGGCCACTCACCTGGTGGGCAGTCATTGCAGCACTTGCCGTCTTTGGGGTAGGTGTTCCCGAAACAGTTGTGCTCAGCTACGGCACCCAGCACAAGCCCCAGGAGCAGGAGGGCTGAGTGAGGACCGCTGAGCCGCAGGGACTCCACGAACATCCTCATCTCTGCCAGCAGTACAGGAGTCTGGGGTTTTTCCTTGGAGGATGTGGCTATAAGGGCTgcggaggaggggtggggagggtgggaggaggaggggaccaGAAGGAAGGAGACCCAGGAAGGGCTGGCGACCCCTGGCCTGGGCTGGTGGCAGGAAGGCAGCTTGTCTGGGCAGCCCCCACCAAGGCTAGGGGCTCCCGTCCcgccctgggccccagggcctTCATCCCCCCCGACGACACCCACTGAGCTCAGGCTCCGCCAGCAGGCACAGCATACCAGCCAGCACACAGAaccaggcccaagtgaggactcgcagcccccagcccctgccagggcCAGCATCTCTAGTCTGCACCCACCACCACACTGGACCCCTCTGCCCAGCACAACCGAGCCACTAAGGGCCCCTGCACAACCCCGCTTCTTCTGGGCCCTCATTCTCCATGTACAGGGCAGGGCAAACCCCTCGGGAGGAGCAGGTGGCTGCTCCTGCCATCCCCTCCCCACACATAAAAGGCTGCACAGAGCACACGGGTAAACCAAGGCAGCACACTGGGTTAGGAGACAGGCCCCTCACCATGTGGACCCTCTACTGGGCATCAGCTCACTGGTCCCAGACTCCAGAGCACGGTCGCCGGCCCAAGCGTCTGAAACTAGCTCAGACCGAGGCAGTGGTCAAGGACTGGGATGGCAGGAGGCCCACATGGTGAGGCCCTGCGTGTGGGAGCTTGTGCAGGGGTGTAGTGGTGCATGTGCGCTGCTGAGGTGCCTGAGCACAGCAGGTGTTAggaactgaattgtgtcctcaGAGTCACATGTTGAAGGCCTGACCCCCCAGTGTGGCTGTTTGGAGATGGTGCCTCTAGAGTGGGGGTGATGTTCAGATGGGGTCAGCAGGGTGGGCCCTGATCCCATAGGGCTCATCCTTCTGGGAGACCTCAGGAGAGCCCACAGAGGAGGCACATGAGGACAAGGAGGCAGCGTCTCCACCAAGCAGAGGCCCCAGGAGAAGGCAGTCCTGCCCACACTTGATCTCAGATTCCAGCCCCCAGGACTGAGAGACAGTCATCCATGGTACTCATCAGGATGGCCCAACAGACAGCACCTGCCCTGCATCCTGGGGACAAAATATGCCTGGGAGCAAGCATGAACCTGTATCTGTAAGGGTAGGGGGGTCCATCTGCACTCCCCTAGCTCCCTGGCCAGGCGGGGCCAGCAGGATGACTGTGTCCCCTCTGGTGGCCAAGCCTGCCCCACTCTAAacccaccctgggctgagggtgtcTCTACAGCACCCACAGGGCAGCAAAGACTGGGACGACCCACTGGATGGTCCCACGGAGCCCTTGGCATCCTCGGACACGGACCTGGCAGTtccagggcaggtggggaggccaTGCGCAGGACCACTGTGGTGTGTAAAAGGGgaagaacacatacacacacacacacacacacatgtgcacacacaggcacatacatGTGCACGCGTCCTCTCTTACACGCACTCTCTCCGATATCACTGggtgctctgggggcaggggaggctaCACAGTGTCACTTTTGTTACCTTCCAAATCATAATCTTGAGATGAAATTAAGCATTCAAcagttaatttaaaaagtgtgagGCAGAGGGCCTCCTCGGGGAGGGCAGCCTCCCGTGGGCAGAGGTAGAGGCTGGAAATCCCCTTCCCCGAGGACAGGTGAGAAAGCTCCGTCCCAGCCCACCTGGGGAATTCCTCCCGGGCTGTGCTGGCAAGGCCGCCACACAGGCCATGGCCCAACAGCCACCTGCCCACTGGAGAGCGGCTCCTTGGAGCCAGGGGAGGCTGAGATatcccaggcaccccaactagggggcagagagagaggcaggctccaccaGCGGCCAAAGGGCCACACAGGGAGGGGGTCGAGGGTCCAGGGTCAGGCAGCCTGGTGCGTGGGCATGTGCACCCCCCTCCACAGATGCTgagaaacatctatttttttaaactgacaaaCGTGGCCTCTGAGGTTGAGCTAACTTGGGAGTCGGGCAGGCTGTGCTCTGCTCTAGGGTGCCTCTCCTCCTCTGGGGCCACCTGCTGGGTGGTCCCCACTGCCTGAGGCCCTGCACACTGGGCCCACATGACTGGGCATCTGTCCACTGTGACCCACGCAGCACAGATGGCCAACTGCATGTCATGCGCATGCTCACCCTCCACCCTGGGGTCCCAGCTGACCCCCCGGCACAGCCCACACTTCTGCTGAGCATCACACATCTGCTTGCTGCTGGCTCAGCCATGTGGGCCTGGCTGCGGGGACCCCTTCCCACCACGTACTCTCGTCCTCTCTGAAGTCTTTCCTCTTGTTTGCCTGGAAACCAGCACAGGTGTCACTGCGCCTCTGTTCCTCTGCAACGGCCCCACCCCACGCTGCTCGGAAGCAGGTCCCTGTGGCAAGGGCGGGTCACAGGGGCAGCTCAAGGAAGCCCCTCTGCCCACTTGGCTGGAGCCCCCACCCGAACAGGGCCCTCTAAGGCTCAAGCAGACCCACTGTCTGGGTGAGCTATCCACTAAGGTGCCACAAAACCACAGCTCAGGGCTCCTGAGGGGATGACCAacatggaggtggggagggtcgAGGCAGGGACTCAAGGCAGCAGCTGGGAGGCACGTGGGGTCAGAGACCCTCAGTTAAACCCCTCACAGCTCAGTGCCCTCTGTCCCCACATGCCAGACGAACACTGGGCACACTGACCCCCACAAAGGACCTGGGAAAGCAAGCATGAGAAATTCAGGCCTGGCAGGACCCAGGCTCttgggcccccagccccagcgcAGGCTCCGTGAGACTCCGGCCCCCTGACGGCTCTGCTGCATCCCCCACAGCCAACCCAGGACCTCTGTGTtctcccccccagcccctgctctcaGGGTTTGTCCTCAGaccttcctcctctccaccccagctcctcccagGGGGTCTCACCCAGGTTCCAGGCTCCTGATTTTGAATCCGTAGCCCAGACCCTCAGCATCCTGTGAGAGCTCTTTCCCACGTAACTGTGGGCCTCCCCATCACTAAACACATCCGGGGCCTGGTCCTTCCCGCACCTGCCCTGGCAGGAGCCTGACCAAACCCTCTGTTCTCACCAAACCACCCACCTCAAAAGCAGTAAGTGGAAGCCACCTAGCCACAAacattcaaaatcattttatgggattttttttttcaacaaaaaaatgaagctagGAGAAAAAAGCAACTGTAATTTAAAGTACATTAATGAGATTCTCGTCACAAGCGTTTGTGTTTTCGGAGACTAAACATTGTGGCggcccctccccagcaccccgggaAGGGGCAGGCACCCCCCAGAGGCCGGCCAAGAGCTCTCAGCAGAGCTCATTCTAATACTATGATCACTTCTTGGTCTTCAAGGAAACGGCAGGAACTGCGTTACTCCCCACAGATATGGTGAGGCTGCAGCGCCTTGATGCAGTCAGTTCTCAGAAGTGACCTGCACAGTCCTGTGGGACTCCATGCATGGAGGGTGGCCAGCCCACAACTGCACCTCGGGGATTTGGGCCCGTTCAAGCACATCTTCAGTAAGCCTGGAGCCACAGCTGTCGGGGCCACAGGAAGGGGGGCTTTTAGGAGGCACCAGGGGGCCGAGGTGTgcagggcaggtggcaggtggggtgGGCTCAGAACTCCTCGTGCACATTCCGGGCATAGTCCATCAGTTTGCTGCCTGTGAAGAACTCGCTGTACTTGAGGACCTCCTCAGGCTCTAGGTGGTGGTTCTGGTTCTCATCGGCGATGGCGATCATCTGCTTGGCCTCGTTTAGGGCATTATACTCGTTCATGGGGTCCATGTAGTCCTACAATGGTTCCAAGCACAGGGCCACTGCAGACCCTGGCTGCCACGGCCCTGCCCAGCTGCCCACGCCCCGAGTGTCCTCTTCACTACAGCGGCGCAGGTCCACACTCGGTGACGGGCctgagagcccccaggacagacACCCCGCCCCACTGGATGCTCCCTCAGGGAACCAGCATCAGGGCCTGACCTCTGACCCTAAAACCAGCACAGAGAGCCGCTCCTTATGCAAAACACCCCACTGGCTGACAGTATAGAAGCAGCAAGGACAGATGAGCATGTTCTGGAAGGCAGACACCAGGCTGGAAGTGGCTCAGGGCCAGGCAGCCTTCACCTGTGTGGGCACCCAAGACTTACCACCTCCACCTTTGTCAGGACACCTAACAGAAGGGAAGGGTTAGGGATAGGGAGGAGGGAAGCCCTGCCTTGAGTGGCCACCAGGGACCTGTCCACAGATCTATATGATACCCGGACACAGGCACAGACACGGACTCAACCAGCTGCGCCCGCCAGCTATCAACAGGGATCAGAGAATTCTGGCGTAAAGTGAATGAGTCATCCAGCAACGGGGAAAAACAAGCCCACACAGCACCTACACGACACTGGCGAAAACACTTCAGGGGAAGATGGTAGATTCCAACACCGTCTGTGGCCCCCAGCGCCCCAGCATCCAGCCAGCTGCCCATTGGGGAGCGGCTCCTTCTTGTCAAGAGGGGCCAAGACATCCCAAGCACCTTGACCTGGGGGCAGGTATAGTACCTGACTGGGCTGCCTGCTTTTCTGCTCAAATCTCATCTGAACAACAGAGATGACCACACTGGCAGGTggatcccctcccccacacacagggagcccaccccaggtgcccccacaaccAACACTGCCTTCTCATCACCATAGCCCCTGCCTCGGGCACACCTGGAAGCCTGGGGACTTGGGCCCCACCTTGGGGGCGGGAGATGCCCCCACAAGCGCCTGCGCTCACCTCCAGTTCCGCCATGGTCACGATCCCGTCATGGTTGGCGTCAATCAATTCCTCAAACTCTTTTTTTCGGTCTCTGACCCAACTGTCATCAATGTCCTGGCCCTGCTGATTCTCTACTGTGCCCACGGGCAGAGAGATGAACTCAGGCAGTGAGAGCTGCTTGTCACCGTCCTGGTCTGTGGGATAGGGGAGGGGATGCTTGGACCTCAAGTGGGCATGGGACCACCCAGGCCCATCTAGGGGAAATCAACCAAACAGGTTCACTGCCAAATGTTCCATGTGTTAAATTTTAGCCTAAAGCAAAACACCTGACCCGCTCAGGAGCCTAGCGGAGGCCAGATGGTGCAGGACAAGGCCTGACCATCCCTTACCGCTGTGTAGCCACACAGCCTCCAAACCCCCAGGGCCACCGCTGCCAGGACGACTGGCTGCAGGTGTACCACGGACCCTGCCATCCAGCCCAGCCACCAGCAGGGAGGTACCAACACCCTCAGCCTCACCACCCCCTCAGGATGGGCCACAGGCCAGGCCTCACCCAGGTCCCGGACAATCTCTTTGACCATGAACTTGAGCATGCCACGGCTGTGCTCAGGGTGCAGAAATGACAGGAATTCATCCTCCGTCAGAAGCAGGTCTGAAGGGGGGTTGTCCGCCTGATACCAGCGATCCTTCAGGTTCTCTAGGACTTCCTGTGCTGGGAAAGGCCGACCTGTGAGGACCCAGCACCCAGGACACCTGCACGCACCTGAGCAGCTCTGAGATGTGCTGCCTGGATGGGCAAGGCTGGCCCAGGACACAGTGGTGCATGAGGCCAGGGGCTCAGCACCCCAAGGAGAGCTCAGCCCTCAGGAGGCACACAGTGCAGAGCCCCCCAGACAGACACAAACCCTCCCAAGATGCAGACACAGATCCCACGAGGTACAGATGCAGAGGCTCATGACACAAACCCCCCAAATATGGGTGCcgaccccccaacacacacccccaacacacacaggcacagacgccccccctgcaggccccaccctcagctactgctgctgctgtttgCTCCTCGGGAGAAATGGAAAGCAGGATGTAGGCGGACCCACCCCCGCCACGCACCCACAGGAACAAAGCGCGACCTTATTCCCTTCTATCTCTTTCACGTGCGCGTATACGGTGGGTAGGGCTCTGGAGGAAAACCCAGCTTCCAGGTATGACTCAAGTATCCCCCACAGCCTCTCACCACAGTCCCCCTTCTCCCTCCGTGGGAGGCCTAGAGCCCAGCCTGAAGCTCCACAGGCTCCATAACTGTCCCAGTCTTCCAAGAGAGCGGCGTAGGCCAGGCAAGCAGGAAGAGTTCGGGCATGGAGGCCCTCACTGCCATCACCAAGAGCCAGGCCATGGCTGCATCCCACACAGCACCCGTCATCTCAAGCCCCAGCACCTTCTATGACAGAAGATCCCGTGGTGACCTACTTTTAATGGCAAATACACCTGAAGAAAGGTGGGAGTGACGACATGTTCTCGCCTGCTCTGCGTTGGGACAAGACGCGTGGGGACGGGTACAGAGTCTGTGAGCAGCTGTAACCCCTCAAGGACCTCACCATGAGGTCACTGGGGATTTAAGGGGTGCTGAACCCAACACCACAGCAGAGGTCAGACACACAAGCAGCAATGCCAGCAgtgccagaggctggagggaggcctGGCACTGACCTGGGCAGGCCCCCATGTGTGGTACCTGGGGACAGCAGCCCCCCAAGCCCACGTGCATGTGCCAAGCATCCCTGAGGAGACACGCTGCCACATGGGAACTCTTGAGCCTACCTCTCAGCCCCCACCTGTGCTCCCTGGCATCCCACACCCTCAACACTGCTCCTCACTTCTGATGTCCCTCACCTGCTCATCCCCTCCAAACTAAAGAAGGGACACGTgctgaaatgaaaacattgataGGCAGGCTTAGGCAGCAGAGCCCATGTCCCTGAAGGACAGGTCCTGACCCCAGACACACCTGAGGGAAAGGCGTTGCAGATAGACCAGATCCCAAGAGCAGGCGGGACAGGGGGCCGGCTCCCTGCACCCCAGTAGCCACCCAGACGCTGGTGTCAAATCGCCAACACCGGCAGGAGGACAgagccctctcctcccccaggacCCCTAGAGGCCTCTACCCTCTTCAGGGGACAGTGGAACCCCAGGACAAACcatggaaacaaaacagaaacagacatgaaaaagacaaactaccatttcaaaaaaaaataatcgggatccctgggtggcgcagtggtttagcgcctgcctttggcccagggcgcgatcctggagacccgggatcgagtcccacgtcgggctcccggtgcatggagcttgcttctccctctgcctatgtctctgcctctctctctctctctctctctctctgtgactatcataaataaataaaagttaaaaaaaaataatcacatccAAGGTACatgctttaaaaagaacagaaatgaaattcTGGATGGCGCCCCAGGAATGGGGAAAGGCCAGCCAGTGTCCAAGGGTGTCCAGGAGCCTCCGTGCTGCTCAGGAAAAGGATCTGGTGCTGCTTAACCTGAGGCTCTTCTAAGTTACATATGCACCATGGTCAGATGAAGCAGGAAAAACAAACGTATGAGACACATGGACAGGGTGCCTGTAACAGGCAGCCCCCACGGGACAGCCCAAAAGCTGGGGGCTCAGACACAAACAGAAAAGGGAACTACAGACCAGTGTGTCTCATGCAAACATGCCCCACAAAAGAtcagcaaattaaacccaaaaacATGtaagaagaattatagaccatgaccaaatgggactCATCCGAGGTACACAAGGCCAGTACCATTTCAACATCTGGAAATCAATTACCGTGATCATCACATCAACAGCTGAAGAAGAAAACTTGTATGATCAGATCAACAGACagaaaaaatgacacaaaatccAACAGCCATTCATGATccaaactctcagcaaactaggaacagAGGAGGATTTTCTCCAGCAAAGAACACCTACAGAAAACCTGCAGCTCACACCAGTTTAATGGGGAGAAACTTAACACTTCCTCTGagatcagaaaaaggaaaaggtgcCCCATCATCAATGCTCTCCAGCAtggtcctgaagtcccaggaAATATGgtaagaggaggaggcaggaggtatacagattgggaagaaggaaacaaactGTGTTCGCTGATGTCACTGTCACCTGTAGAGAAATCTGAGAGAACTAACTAAAGTCCTAAAACCACTAAGCAATCATAGCAAGACCGCAGGACAGAGATTAGCACAAAAAGGCCAGTCACTTCCCTGCTTGCCAGCAAGGAAGGCAAAGAATCAGGTGAAGGATGAACAGggaaaatacaaacagaaagaaGGCATGACTGCCACCCAACAGAGGACAGAGGGGTCTGGGCCCCTAACCACAAACACTGGCACAGACAAGAGTGCCCACAGTCCCCCTGAAGACCCAGCAGCAGGGGACAGCCACAGCCCAGGGGCCGCAGCAGCAGCCCTCACAGAgcgagggggcagggggcgggcacATGACAAACAGGGACCAAGTCATGGGTGCAAACATGCTGCAGAGAAACTTTCAAACACACATCACCAAGAGAAGACACGATAGGACAAGGTGGGATGCTGACTCACTGCGTGGAGGAAGAACAGGACGCAACAGGCAACACGCCAAAACTCGGCAGGGGCCCCAAACGGGATGCAGTGAGGGCTGTGAGGATCCTCCCCCGACCATCACGGACCCTGTCCTGGCCCACAGACCTCCCCAGCAAAAACCTATGGGAGGCCGCCTGCTGCTCCCATGGCCTGCCCGGCTAGAGGCCTCCCTCTAGGCATGCCACAGGGCCCAGGCACTCACTCTCCTCGTCGACTTTCAGCTCCTCCCCATTCTTTATCTTCTCCGCAATTTCTCGTTCATTGTGGCCTTTGCTCACCAAAAACTTCACCTTATACTCGTCCCATGACACATGCCCTAGAAGATAAGACCGATCCAAAATGGACAGTTTTGGGAAGAGGTATGTGATTGTTTGCAGACATCTGCCAGTatccccaggctgcaggcaagTACAGAAGCACTGAAGTGGCCACAGCACACCCCAAAGCCAGGCCCATGCCCCACACCCCCATCCTCGCCTGCAGGGGATGCATGAGCCAGGGGTCTGTCTTGGGGCCAGCACAATCGAACACTACGGCCTCACCTCCTCTGCCCCTACACACTGCCCTCCCCTGGCAGCCTCCAGCCCGTGGAGTCAGGGTGAGGTCACCATACCATCGCCATCGGGGTCCACAGCGTGGAAGTGCACCTTGCTCTCCTCGATGGCCTCCTGGAAGTGCTCTGCAGTTTTCTCCATGATCCAGTGCTGCATCTCCTTGGCGCTTATCTTCCGGTCAGTATTCACATCAACCCTGTGGCCAGACAAGCAACATCAGACGAGGTCTCCAGAACCCGGGACCAAAGGATGGCCAGCGGGACTCCACTGCCATGAACAGGGACACATTCTACCCAACAGTGACGCCAGAAGTGTCAGGGGACActgggggtggcagggaagaCTGGTGGTCTACTCTGTAGCAGCAGATCAGCATCACTTCCCCAGTAG
This window of the Canis lupus dingo isolate Sandy chromosome 5, ASM325472v2, whole genome shotgun sequence genome carries:
- the TNFRSF4 gene encoding tumor necrosis factor receptor superfamily member 4 isoform X3, whose protein sequence is MRMFVESLRLSGPHSALLLLGLVLGAVAEHNCFGNTYPKDGKCCNDCPPGYGMESRCSRSHDTKCHQCPSGFYNEATNYEPCKPCTQCNQRSGSEPKRRCTPTQDTICSCKPGTEPRDGYKRGVGEPHGVGSMCMRDCAPCPPGHFSPGDDQACKPWTNCTLMGRRTMQPASKSSDAVCEDRSLPATLPWETQSPLTRPPTPQPTMAWPRTSQGPFTPPTEPPRGGNSFRTPIQEEHADANSTLAKI
- the TNFRSF4 gene encoding tumor necrosis factor receptor superfamily member 4 isoform X2, which codes for MRMFVESLRLSGPHSALLLLGLVLGAVAEHNCFGNTYPKDGKCCNDCPPGYGMESRCSRSHDTKCHQCPSGFYNEATNYEPCKPCTQCNQRSGSEPKRRCTPTQDTICSCKPGTEPRDGYKRGVDCAPCPPGHFSPGDDQACKPWTNCTLMGRRTMQPASKSSDAVCEDRSLPATLPWETQSPLTRPPTPQPTMAWPRTSQGPFTPPTEPPRGPQLAAVLGLGLGLLAPVAAALALLLHHRAWRLPPGGNSFRTPIQEEHADANSTLAKI
- the SDF4 gene encoding 45 kDa calcium-binding protein, with translation MAFRQAPLCGLAPHCLWLLGVILLMDVSARPANHSSARERAGTKDEPEILPPDHLNGVKLEMDGHLNKDFHQEVFLGKDMDGFEEDAEPRRSRRKLMVIFSKVDVNTDRKISAKEMQHWIMEKTAEHFQEAIEESKVHFHAVDPDGDGHVSWDEYKVKFLVSKGHNEREIAEKIKNGEELKVDEETQEVLENLKDRWYQADNPPSDLLLTEDEFLSFLHPEHSRGMLKFMVKEIVRDLDQDGDKQLSLPEFISLPVGTVENQQGQDIDDSWVRDRKKEFEELIDANHDGIVTMAELEDYMDPMNEYNALNEAKQMIAIADENQNHHLEPEEVLKYSEFFTGSKLMDYARNVHEEF
- the TNFRSF4 gene encoding tumor necrosis factor receptor superfamily member 4 isoform X1, translated to MRMFVESLRLSGPHSALLLLGLVLGAVAEHNCFGNTYPKDGKCCNDCPPGYGMESRCSRSHDTKCHQCPSGFYNEATNYEPCKPCTQCNQRSGSEPKRRCTPTQDTICSCKPGTEPRDGYKRGVGEPHGVGSMCMRDCAPCPPGHFSPGDDQACKPWTNCTLMGRRTMQPASKSSDAVCEDRSLPATLPWETQSPLTRPPTPQPTMAWPRTSQGPFTPPTEPPRGPQLAAVLGLGLGLLAPVAAALALLLHHRAWRLPPGGNSFRTPIQEEHADANSTLAKI